The DNA segment TCCAAGTTGTAATTATCTGAAAACATTAATGGAGCCATTCTATAAGAATGATATTTTAAATATAAATAAATTAGAAATAACTCAAGCACAAGAAATCTTCCAAAAAAATTATATAGATTTTGAATATAGTTATGTAGATAGTAATATAGATTTTTCTTTAGAGAAAATAACTTGTAATTTAAAGGTTAATCTATTAGAAGATATAGAAGAGGATTTTTTCTATTATGGAGTTGGAAAAAATAAAAAAGAAGCTAAAAGAAAAGCTGACGAAAAATTTTTAAAAACTTGGAGTGAAAATTTAGAATTTTTATTCTCTACATTTAGAGTGCAAGACTATAATAATGAAAATATAGTGGAGCAAGTCAATAATAAAAAATTTTTAAATTCGTATATAAATCATTTTTTGAATATCTCAAAGGATAACTTAATTCAAATTTTAGATTTTTATAAATATTTAAAAAAGTATAATTTAAAAGAATTTTCAGAAATAAAGAAATTTGTAGAAAAAATAGCAGGAACCTTTAGGGAGAATGAAGAGATTTTAGATAAATTATTAAAAATAGTTTTTATAGGAGTAGAGAATTTAAACGAAGAAAACTATGAGAAGTGTTTGAATAATAGATGGAATAATAATTTAGAAAGTATTTTATTAGGAATATACATACAAAATTCAAAAGATTTATTTTTAACGAATAATTTAGAAGATATTTATAGATTGGTGGAAACGCTTTTAGGTGAGGAGGAGTTTGAGCTTTCAAAAAATATTTTAGAATCTTTATTAATTGCAGATATTCCTTTAAATAACTTAGAAAAAGCATTAGAGATTTATGATAAATTAGAACTTTTAGATGAAGATGTTTTCAAAGAGAAAAGAGAAGTATATTTAAAATTAGATAAAAGTAATAAAGATTTTTTAGAAAATGAGCCTTTGAAAGAAGAAGTTTTAAATAAACACTTTGTTATTAATAGGGTAATTGGAGATTTATATTTTCTAAAAAACACTGACTTAAATCTAGAGTTTCAAATTTCATCTAAGAGCATTCCAGGAAAAGTAAAGCCTTTAACAAATGGTGATATATTAGAGTGTAAAATAATAAAAAATCAAAAAAATGAATTTGATTTTCTAGAAGCGAATTTTTTTAAGAACACGATTACAGGTACGATTAAATATATCGATTTAGAAAATAGAATAGTATATGTTCAAGATTTATTGGATAAAATTTATTATCAATATTGTTTTGAAAAACATGAGAAAGAATTTATTGGAGTAGGACTAGAAAAAGAAGTAACTATAAATTTAAAATAAGATTTTATGTAGAGATGCAAAATGCATCTCTATTTTTTTAAAGTAAATAATATACTGTTAAAAAAAACAAAAAAACTATTGACTTTTTACAAAATAAAGATTATACTTCAAACATAAAAGTAAATGATATACTGTTTTTAAAACGGAGGTAAATGAAATGAAGTTAAAATCATGTATGACTATTGTGAATCCCTTTAATATTAAGAAGAGTGAAGTGGAAAGTGACTATAAATTAATTACACCTTCTTGTATAAAGGATAGTAAAATTGAATCTTTTGAGTACGGAAGTGTAGATAATGATAAAGAGATTCATTCAAAATATTTTTTAGTAAAAGATGATATATTGTTTCAAGCAAAGGGAAATAAAAGTGATTCAATATTAATAGAAGAGGATATTGAAAACTTATTACCGAGTACTTCGTACTTTATACTGAGACCTGATTTAACAAAAATCGTTCCTAAGTATCTACAGTGGATTTTAAAAACTGAGGTAGCTGAAAAGTATTTTGA comes from the Cetobacterium sp. NK01 genome and includes:
- a CDS encoding restriction endonuclease subunit S; its protein translation is MKLKSCMTIVNPFNIKKSEVESDYKLITPSCIKDSKIESFEYGSVDNDKEIHSKYFLVKDDILFQAKGNKSDSILIEEDIENLLPSTSYFILRPDLTKIVPKYLQWILKTEVAEKYFEKNTSGATIKVIRKNILEDFDFNLPPLEEQKEFATLIEAFEIEKKETEKYLKAKEELIERKILSKYEVIIGG